CTGACACAATCATACGTTGTGTCTAACGCTGATGCTCTTGAGATTTTACAAGGGGACTGGGTGGAAAATCCCCACAAGAAGCAACGAATGTGGCAGACATTTGCAGTGGCACAAgccacagctggggaacaccTCTGGAATGTTTCAGAACTCCAGTGCGTGTGTGGAAACGGCTTTTGATTCTAGGCCAACGCCATGAATGTGAAATGCTCCAGTGGTGTTTTACTACCAGCGTGAAGTGTGTAGCATTCAGAATTTTTAAATGTATAAATAAGTGTTCACCTTAAATCCTACTCGAGGCGTAATGTAGTGATGAAATTCCAACTTTGTCTTTGTTATTGGTGAAAATGTTCGGATGCTTCAGTGAATTCAGGCACAGGTGGAGCCAGGAGAAAAGACCCTTAATCAGCTGACAGTTTGAACATTGATTTGGTCTCGATTTAAATTCTGATCATTGTTATGATTCAAATACTCAAATATTCTCCTGATGTGACCTTCTTCAGGCCCTCTGAGGTTTAGTGAGGCGCATATGATTACACTATGACCTCTTTGACTCAGGCtcaagctttttgttttttatttttaaacaacaCTTTTCACATTTGAGTGTGTGAAAAGGCGCACAGTTTGGTTGCATGCCCTGTGTGTGACTGCTAACTTTCTCCGTCCCTTTGCATGATGTGTGGTGTGTGCCCTAATCCCTGAGCAGGACAGCACTGATGCATTTGGAGACAGCTGGAGAGGGCCCTACCAACCAGGTACTGCAAATTCACAAGTCCATTGCCAGTGCTAAGTCCATTGctatatatttcttttctttttctgttattttgctgCTGGTTAGATGTTGTaccttttgtttttacttattcacACATTTATTCTGAATAAGTATCAGATGAAAAAGTATCAAAATTCATTGATTATCTGTGCAGAGTATTCAAGTTTCAGTGAGGAAATTTGAactattatcattttttttccctgcagCTATCTAAACTTGAATGTACGTGAACCCCATCCGGGTGCTTCTTTGAAGTTTGATTACAGGTGATATTTTCTCTCACAACAGACACTGCAGATGGACAAACTACCTCACCGAAGCCCCCACCATTTACATTACCCAGAACCTTACACCAAACCTCCTCGCCCGACTCTCCCTCCCAAAGCCCTTCTTGTGGCCAACCCGAGAACCCGATCCCGGATCGCTCCCAGTGTGCCCCGGCCACCTTGGAGCAGGCCACGACAACCTGGCAATGCAAGGGCCAACCTGGCCTCCCAGAGCTTCCTCGGCCTTCATCCCCAGCAGAGGATGCTTCTCCACCTCAGGGTGTCCACACTCGCCCTCTGCCCCTCCATAGCAACAAGCCTGATGTGCTCCCTGTACCCAGTCCCTCGACAGATGTTCTCCGTACATGTTCCCCTCATCCAGACATGTCCACAGCATCCCAGGATCCAGGGGGGGAGGTACAACCTGATGCCACAGAGGGGGATTCTGGATCAGAAAAGGTGGAGAAAAGCTCTATTTGCACTACACTGGAGGAACTCTCCCCTGTTCAGCCCATGGAGCAGGAGGCAACTGAGTCCAAAACAGTTGATACCAGAGAGGCCTGTCCCATGTCTCCTGGCCAACTCAACTCAGTTGACATGGAGTCTCCCTCTGCCTCCTGCAGTGTGGTGTCCTCTGAGAAGGACCAGCCTGACGGAGATCGCCGCTCCAGTTCTGACAACATCCCCTCGCTGGCAGCTGCTTTGATGGAGCTTCATGAGCTGCTTTTATCCAACAACTGTGCTCAGTCGCAAAACCGCAGCACCTCCTGCTCCCCATCATATCCACTCCAGCACGACTCAGACAAAGAATCCCCCAAGTCACACACCCCAACACCCGAAACTACTCACCCTTCTTCCATTACAGCTGGTGCAGAAACAAGTGATGCCAAAGCCAACTATGCTAATGACGTGTCTGATGAGGAACCATCTCAGTCGCTTGTGCCTGACCTCTCTGGTCAGGATGAGCATCTGGGTGGAGGCACAGCAGATACCACAGAGAGGCAAGAACCACCGCAGTGTCCAGATGTCTCCGATGAGCGAAGGCGCGACAGGACCAGTAACATCAGTATTTCTCAGCCTGAGCCAGAGGTTCCTCCTGATCCCGTTGGGGACCTTGAGTTCAGGGAACCACCTGAGGGGCAGCGTGGGAGAGGTTTTTCAGATGGACAAGCCTCTGGCTCCAACACCAGAGACAGTCTCCTCAGCCCTCTGTCAGCGGGCTCGCCGGAGGAGGTCTCCAgctcctcgtcctcctctgctcctcctctcaCTCAGGCCCCCCAGCCTTCATCTCCAGCCCGTCTCCTTCCCTCGCCGCGTCCCTTTGTTGAACAGTTTCCAGCTGAGCACATCCAGAGAATCCAGGCAGCAGGCTTTTCTGCCAGGGAGGCTGTGGAGGCACTCGAACGGGCCCAAGGGGTTGTGGAGCTTGCTCTGCTGGCACTTCTGGCCCGCAGTATCACTGTGCCCACCTAGGCTCATAACCAATCATGCGAGTCCCCAGCTTCCCAACTCAGCATCTGTCTTATTTATACCTTGTTACTGATCCAGATGTCTCAGTCCCTTTTCAGAAGGGAGCACATAAAAAGCCACAGGGAAATGCTGTGTCTTGGTTTGTCATAGAGAATATCCGAGAGCAAACGGGACAACTGGGAATACTTTTCTGGCTATAACAGATATGTGAGGTGTGTTTGCATGCAGATGTTTTGGGTGCCCACCCATTTCattggattttttattttattttatttttagcaATTCGGTATCATAGATTGATCGTCTTCTCGTTTTGTTGCCCAACATTGACTCGATATAAAAAATTCTGGTTGATTCTAGAACCACTGAATATCATACTTTCACATTTCATATGCTCTAAAACTATTATTACAGTATAGTTTAATTGGCCGTTTAATCAACACGGTGATCTCAAACTGAGCAGTGTGAATCCTACTCAAATCGAGGTATCTGAGGCAAGTGGCTGATAAACCCTGAGGCTGATTTTTAGTGTTTGTAACCCCTTCAGTCAGAGCCTCGTAGtaaagaaaaaccaaaaaaaaaaactgatgcaattaagatgatattttttttaacaagtttgCAAATATTTTTCCACAGCTAAGTGGACCCCCCCCTTAAATTCAATCAGAATTGCTCTAAAATGCCAAGCACATTTGTTGAATTGTGACAGTAGATGGCATTCTTTGATTCAGTATGTCTAATACAGAAGGTATCTTGTAccgtatgtgttttttttcaccttttgaCAGCTTTGCCATGTGTAGATAACAAAACTGTTTGTAGTTCCTGTTCGGAAACCCATTTATTTTGTGTCAAATCACCGTAGTGTGTTCGAATCTGAAAACATCCGTTTTCATTTTGAGTATGGCCATTGATGGAAGTCAAGTTTTGTCATTTACGTCATATATATCAAGGCTTTTAATGGCTTTATTTGAGTCATACCAACAATGTTCAGGCAGATTGAATTATTTACTTTTATCTTATATGGAATTTtaaattgcaaaataaaattaaactagTATTTGTATAATTTGTGTGAGTtggagttctttttttttttttttttttttcaaacatgaaTATAGATCCTGTGATTTATCTCATCTCGAGCGAGCTGCACTTGATGCAACGGGAGCTTTATTTGAAGCTTTAGATTGATGATTAGTTGGAAACAAGATGTGAAACACTCAATCATAAATCTAGTTGTTTGTTGGAGCCATGACTTAGCTTCTCTGCAACGTAAAAATACAACCAAGGCTGCCTTTAGACCATGTTTGATTGTGCTGGAAGAACAATCACACCTGCCTCTAGTTTTTGTGATTGCTGCTGAGCTCAGACTGCACATACCTCACACTAATTAGTCTGAATGTTTTTCTAGGCAGTTGAAGGATGTGTCCGTAGTTGTGCTCAGAGTAAAATAAGTTTTAGCTGCCTTTTGTACCAGAATAAATCATTATGGCACATTTCACAGAAGACAACAGTCACTGTTTGAGTGATGGCATTATCTCTATATTGCGGTCCTCCTTTGGGAACAATTTTGAGTCACAAATGCCAACCATGAAGACAAGTGAGGAGATTTGTTCAGGGTTTTCTCATCTGGAAAAAGGCCTTGATGAGAGCAGTGACTCCGTGAACCAGGTGGAGGATTACGGGTAAGACCCACAGCAGCTcagagtgcagataaaagaTTTAATTAAGACCGTTTTCAATGTAAGAGTCTTAACGAGTAAATTTGTCTTGTCTTAGTCCTCCCATAGACGTTTCCTCAGCTCTAAAGTCGATGGCAATGCATTTGTGGGATTTGAAAAGACACTCGTCGGCACTGTTTTCTTCTCCTGGACTCCAGGAAGATGACTCCACTTTGTCGCCTTTGGGTTATGAGGATAAAAGTCTTGAAACGTAAGATGGGTCGTAAATGCGTGCGTCTTGGCAGAGGATTTACTGCTAACTtgatgtggcttttttttttttttgtttttcttcttcttcagggtAGAGGATCCATTTGAGGAAGAAACGCTGATTGTGTCATTCCAGTCAAAGTACATGCATTTTTGTAAGTTTGACTCTTGAGTCCTCCTGACAGTCACTGGAAAGTGAACCTTTAAATGCAATGTAAAGCATCTGCCCCCTCCTTTTACTGTGCAGTCCCGCTGTATCAAGACTACTGCCTGCAGGCTGTGAGAGATGATCTGCATCGACTCAAAGGAGGTTTTGTGTCTGAACTGATAAATCTCCAATATCTTAAGAGCCTGCAGTCCCCTTTGAGCCCCTGCAGCCATTCTGATGTCATATCACCTCAGCCAAGCCCTCCCGATGTAACTCTATCCTCACCTCGACCAATTCGGGTGACTTCTTGCACCCTCTGGCAAGATATGGAGGAGGTGAAGGCATCTGGCCTGCTCAGTAGCTTGACAAATGGAGAGGTCTTCCTTCAGGAGGTGTGTGATGGGTACAGTTTTATGCCTCGCTGAGAAAGGCTCATTACATACCAAGACATTTGCTTTGAGATGCAGGTGACGCCTaaataaagggggggggggggtacattTGGTCTTGTTTTTGCTGTAGTTTATAGATTCTTTGTGAATCAtatgaaataataaagtagtCAAAGGGGTTCAAAATTAATTTTGTAGCATGGCATCTTCAGCAGTAAGGTATCCTGCATGCTGTGTCCCCCACAGAGCACAGAGTTTGTCAGTGAGTTAGTCCTGAAGACTGAGTCAGCCCCAGTCCTTTCATTCTTGTGCAGTAGAATCATTGCTTTCCTCATTTACTTTCCCTGAAGTCGATGTTTGAGCTGATTGGCTCTGAAGCGTCTTACCTAAAGAGCCTAGGCGTGGCAGTCAAGCATTTCCATGCATCAAAGGCACTAAAGAAGATTCTGTCCAAAAGGGAgcatcatgttttgttttccaacATTTGCCACGTAAAGACGGCCAGTGAAAGGTGAGTAAATACTGCTttgtattaattaatttattttttttaaatcgaccATATGGATGATTTAGTTGGACTCCCTTGTCTTCTAGATTTCTTATGGATCTGGAAACTCGACTAGGAGAGAGCGTGGTTATATCTCAGGTTGGCGACATTGTTCTAAAGCACTGCCGAGATTTTCATTGCCTCTATGTCCCGTATGTGACTAACATGATGTACCAAGAATCCCTTATCAACCGGCTGCTGTAAGTCTGTTCTGCAGTTGATATCGCTGCTTGTGCTCTGCAGAATCAGCTTGTCATTACACATTAACAGTCTCACTTGGCCCTTTAGGCAACAGAACGGAGACTTTCTGCTCACAATAAAGAAACTTGAGCGTGACCCAGTGTGTCAAAGACAAAACCTCAAGTCATTCCTGGTCCTGCCCTTCCAGAGAATTACACGCATGAAACTTCTGCTCCAGGTTAACTGCTGATCCCTTTTTAAAATGAGAGCATTTAAatatctttttgttgttgttgttggttcaGCTGAAGTTTCTGTTgggttttctttcattttagagcaTCCTGAAACTGACTGATCCAGACTCTGACTCGGCATTGAATCTTAAAAAAGCAATGGATGCCATCCACAAGGTAATGGTATTCATCTCTGTACAGTCACACTGTGACAGAAGTGAATAGAggcgcttctttttttttttccattttctgtcTACTTTTCCCTCCTACTTAGTTTAAtttcaaatactttttttttcctcctttctcaTTGAATGACTTGTTACTTGCAGTTTGAAAACTGAAGTTGACAAATTGAGAAACCATCAGACTTCagagataatttttttttattttcccccCAAAGGGAATGAAACAGCTACATATCAGTGTAAACAAAATAATTGCTTGGACAAAGGCTGCATTTACAGACCAGGTCATGAGTAGGTAGTGTTTATTCATCACATTGAATCTAAAAATGATGGATTCCACAATATTTCACTACAATGAATAAGACTTTGTGGAATGATATTGTCCTTGAAAGTTTAGTTTTTTCCACTTACAAACTAATATTGCCGAATTcctaaaacaaaaaactgatgGCACTGAGTACTCCTTCCACCGCTGTTTTATGCTGACCAGATTGTGACGGAGTGTGACGAGGGGgtcagaaaaatgaaacaaattGAGGAGTTGGTCTGCCTGGAAATGCTTCTGGATTTTGGCAACGTTAAGGTATTTTCATTTCTCACTCTTAACTTGAGAGTCTTCACATGTAACCTGCCGGGAGCAGTAAAATCCTAACGAGTGCCTCTGTTTTCCATCCAGTCAGTTCCTCTGATCGTAAGCAGACGTTTTCTGGTCCTCCAAGGACCCATGAAACGGCTGACCCTGGAGAGCACTTCCAGCTCAAAAATGTCTTTCATAAGCGTCTACCTCCACCTCTTCAATGACCTTTTGGTCATCTCCTCTAAAAAGTACTACGCCACGCACTCAAGATTGGATTTCTCATTATTACACAAGTTTTAaacctttttatattcttttgctGTCGTAACAGCTGCAAGATGATATAAACCTAAAATCCAAACCAGCAATATTTGAGCCTCATGGCTGCTTAATGATTTCAGTGCTTTGGCCATAAAACTATCTTGTGGCGGTCTCTCTGCCTTATGTTCAGGGATCAACGGTTCATAGTGTCGGATCACGCTCTCTTCCCTGCACATGTGACTGTTGAACATCTGAAGACTGAAGTCCTGGGACTTCCTCCAGAATCCTTTCTGCTGCATCTGTCTCAAAGTCAGACGGGACATCCCACGGCCGTGATACTACTTGCACTCACAAGGTAAAATGAGAGCACGGCTAATCTAATGTTAATGATCTATGATTTAAAAAGTTGGCAGCTATAAACCCTGTTCCTTTACTGCAGGTCAGATACAGAAGCATGGATGAAGGCACTGAGACCTGAAGAGTAACGGGTGCATGAAACCGGCAACTTTAAAGACGAAACTTGGCTCTTTTTATCCTGCACGCTTTGATGTAACGTTAAACTTCATCTTTCACTTCTGCGTGCATTTCTTACTCCTAAGGCACTGTTCAGCACAACGGCACGCTATCTTGTCTCAATGAGCACACACagaaaatattattattacGGGAAGTATTTAGATTGTATTAAACTGCTGACATATTTTAAGAAGtgtgcactttttgtttttttattttgtcattttccagctcaaaaataaagtttttattttactgCCTGATCCAGTCTGCCTTGTGGAAAATCTCAATACTGCTGCAAAACATCTGAGATGTGCACATTTAAACGACAAGCTGTTTTAGTCGCgtatggtttttatttatttttaaagggaATATCAAGACCGAAATAAAATCACAGGTCAAATATGCATGTCAATTGGATCATGGATTCAATTTGGCTGACAAACCTTTAGTAATGCATCCACTAATTTGGCATTCCTGTTGTCTTCAGGGACCCGATGCAATGTAACGCTAGATATTCAGCAACCAGTAATTCTTCATGAAATGTTGACCTCGAACCAAAACTAGGCTGACTTTTCAACTTGCAGTGATGATTCTGGGTGTGATGGATCAAAGAGAGGAAAGGGCTTTGGGTGGGGTCGAAACAAAACACCCAAACTGCGctatgctgatttttttttttttttttttttttttttttttttttttttttttttttttttttttttttttttttttttttttatgccttcagAGGAACTGAGGAATTAAAACTTGTGACAGCTGCCTCTTCAAATGACGCGTTGGTTATTTATCAAAAAGGTGGATGGCCTACAGCAAAGAGCCACTGGTGAGGCCTGAAGCGCAGACCTGCAGCTACAAGGACTTTCAGCCCCCACCCATCATTCTATTATTAAAACCTgttcgcaaaaaaaaaaaagttggggcaGTTATAAATGAAGAAGGCAATGATGACAAAACCCACATCAAGCCTAAATATAATTCTATTAACATTTATCTGTGCAAGTCATCCATACGTCTGGGCTTTTTGAACTGTGTGTGAAGGACGGTCCCTCTTTCTTCAGCCTGGAGGATGAAGGCTCATGATTTCCAGAGAGTTTCAATTTCAAGAGACTGTTCTGGCAAATCAGTTTTTCCCTCTGCAGAGTCCATCTACAATGAGCCCTGGTCCAAAGAGGGCAGCAGCATTTCAAGAATCATGTTcaaagaaaaagcctcaaaagtTCATTCTATCGTCACAGTACGACTTGCTACTCAGTCTCATCCTTCTGTCATCGTACGTGTCAACAGAAATACCAACTGAGCATAAAAAAGGAACTGTGGGATGGTGTAGTCTCTTCTCTAGTTTCTTTTTATGGAGGATGATCTACTGTATCTAATATTAAAGATGAAAGAAGCACTGATGTTTCTTTCCGTGGCATCTTCCATGGAACCGTTTCACCTTCCATAGCAAAGGTGCCTTTTTGACAGGAACCCTTAAAGTAGAGTCATGGTCTActgctgtgaatgttggcaggCTGCTCCAGCCGCAacgcaatcttgatgccacaagTTCTCTGCAAGGCAGTTGAGGATAGGGGCTACGTCACCCAGCCCATCGCTGACCTCTCCACCTGCACGCAGCACCGGCAAGCGCCACTTCCTCTGGAACTCCCTTACATCTCTCTCCGCCACGTCGCAGTGCATGTAAAGGTCAAATCTTAGAGTAGGATTAAGGGAAAATAAATATGCCTTCATTCATACTGATAGTGATGAACATGCTTAACCTGCGAACTCTTCCTACTTTTCAGTTAAAGTGAAACATCAGCTGATTGCAAAACCCCTTGACGGTTCAAAGCTGAACTATTCTCTCTACATTGGACTTTGGCAGAATTGGTGTAAAACATCACTGCAGACAGATTTAAAAAGGATACTTGGTGCCCACCACCACTTTGACAACAGATGGCCCAGTCCATTTAGCCATTTGATTGGACAGATCATCAAAGGACGTTCTGTCAGTGaaggagaagaggaagaggacggcgtccacctgctccttaCAGGACTAGAAGACAGAGAAGAGACAATGTGATGgtgtttgggtgtgtttttCGGTTTTACACGTTAGTTCTCAACTCAGGGTGATTTATTGGTTCAAGACACTTTTTAACTGATTCATACCGGGAGCAAATGATCAAATCTACGCAAGGCGTTCTCTCCGCAGTCCCACAGATGCAGACGGAAGAAAAGCACTCTGCTGCTTTCTCTCAGCTTCACCGGCCAAAACACCACTGTTGTCTCAATGCCTTGAACAACAACAGATAATTTGGAGGACTATCTTAAAACCGCTGACTTTATGATTCCCCTCCTGGCTTATTGAGCCTACCTGTGGTTTCATGGTGCATGTTAGGAATATTCAGGCCTGCAAGACGTGCAGCAAGAGCAGTTTTCCCAACTCCACTCTTACCGGAGATGAAGATCTTATAATGAACTGTGTCCACAGCTACTTGTGGGGGCATCATTGGAGACGCCAACAGGCCTGTAAAACAAGAAGGAACCATTAAAATACCATTTGTACTGTTGGGATGCTGAAACCAACTGTGCTGTTTTTACAACAACTGTGTTCCTGCTGAGAGCTGCCAAATCCTGACTTACTTCATATGTGTGTACTGTTTAGTGTTTTAATCCACATCAAGTGTATGTCTCCGAACGAAATCTCACACAAATATGTAAAACAGTGGCTAGCATTGAAAAAAATCTTAATTGATGCCATACAGTTGGGTCAAAAAATAAGAGATTATCACGTTATTTTCgtgtaaatcaaatataaaggGTTTCTAAAAACTTTTTTAgaaattggggaaaaaaaaaaaaagaccgctTGTTTGCCCTGCTTTAAGgtttaatacatttttccaGTCATCGCCTGTGAAAGGCTGGCAAGTGTTTGAGCTGCACGGACTCCACACAAATCCTTACAACCCTTGTAATCCCAGCTGGATCTGACTATGTTCCAGAGAGCTTGTTGTGATGGTATGTTTGGCTTCCTCAGCCATCAAGTGCCCCCGTAAATGTTTAATAGGACTGCGGCCGGGCCACTGTTGAGGAAAATCCATGAAAGTCATCACTCTTTGGTCTTTGAGTGGTCTTAAAGTTCTTCAAAGCTTTGAGGTGTTTTGGGACTCGTTATCCTGCTGCAGTTTAAATCCTTCTTCACAAATGTCTGCAAACCAGAGGCTGGAGAATCTCTGGAAAATGGGAGTGCTACCTCTCCTTGGTTGTGGTTTTGTAGATTTACTAGGTGTCAAACTAGCTTGAATATTCCCGTCTACATGTTTCACTGCATATGGTGTCATTCTCTTCCCTGTAGGTCTCCTCACATAAATTCAGGTATATTTTAGGCCACGGtgagctttttttcttgtttcaccTCCTGAGAAGAGGTATACTCATCCTCTGAGATTACTAGATGGCGTTTTGTGACGAGTTGCCAAATGGAGTGTTTAGTTATGGTATgggataacttttttttttttttaaaaaccttgaTTCTTTGATCTTCTGAGTTTGATTACAGTCAGAACATACTTTGAATACAATAACAAGGGGGGGCAAAAAGCATCACTTCTGGATCCCAATAGAATCATGATTATGCTGTTTAATATTGCTGTGTGTAAATATTTTGTGTACAGTTCTTGACCAGGAGACTCTTGTAAAAAAGAGATTTTAAATCTTAAAGAGTTACATCTCGTTCTGGTTCAGTAAGGGTAAAAAATAGATCATACACACTTAGCATGTGAGCCATGATGTCCATAATACAGTAACTACATTAAAAAGTCTGTCCAAAGTTATTCATTAGTTTTTTACTTCTTggtaaaagagaaaataaatattcCTTCAGAACTCATCAATCTGAGCTCTTTAACCAAATCACAAACATATTAGTTATTCTGTTGACAGCAATTATACAATAAGATAATTCGTCGAAAAGGGAAGTTGTTTTTCATTACCAAATGTCTTGCGTCTCTTCTTGTGTAGAATTTTGTTGAAATACTCTTTGCTTTCTTTACATTGATACCAGTCTGCGACTATGAGTGAGCCGGGAGGAGGAACTTGTGCCATGTTGGTTGTGAGGCTTGAAACACACACAGTTCAGTTTTGTCCCAGAGCAGACAAACAGTCGGTTCCTTGTAGTGACAGAAGGCAGCTTTTACACGTGGCTTCggtatttgaataaaataaaacagccATGTCACAGTCATACAGCGAGTTTAACGCTTTTGTGGACCACAGCAAAAGCGTTTAGAGCGCCGTAACTGCCTAATGAAAACACTTCCGTAAACTAAAACTTCCCTTGACAACCGTTTTCATCACTTCCGTCAGTTTGCGGCGTTGCCTTCATGTCTGTCCGAGTTATTACGACtacctttttcttttgttttggggCTTAAACAAAAGGCTTACTATAGACAGACTTGTTACAAATATGAGTAAAGTATAGAAATGACATGTTTAACCTTTGCAGCAGAGTAACTTGTcacatttttcatcattttattaACAATTTCAAGTGAAGTGTAATCAATtatcaacttttttccccattcttTTTGAAGCTGTTTGAACATGAATTGTACATCATTTTAAAATTAGTATAATTGGGGATCACTCTTTGAAACGTTTCAGGGTGTTTTGGATAAGCGCTGCTCATGTTTCCGGCATGTCCTAAATGTTGCTCCAAGTAGTTCCATCGTCCACCGCTTGG
The Odontesthes bonariensis isolate fOdoBon6 chromosome 3, fOdoBon6.hap1, whole genome shotgun sequence DNA segment above includes these coding regions:
- the ddi2 gene encoding protein DDI1 homolog 2 isoform X1, with translation MLVTVFCAPRDRPETTFALDVSPELELRDFVALCELESGIPAGEIQITYVEQTLKDPTRALGTYGVRDGDVVVLRQADRRPPPTQPAFPGLPHIDFRSITVPGTSSSTSHRGAVRPQQQAPQQQAPQQQAPQQQAPQQQAPQPQASQPQASQSQAPQQQLATQPSTPVAFRGSSPQGLDDPALLQQMLLSNPHELSLLKERNPPLAEALLSGDLERFTKVLLEQQQDRAKREQERIRLLTADPFDIDAQAKIEEDIRQHNVEENMTIAMEEAPESFGQVVMLYINCRVNGHPVKAFVDSGAQMTIMSQACAERCNIMRLVDRRWAGIAKGVGTQKIIGRVHLAQVQIEGDFLPCSFSILEDQPMDMLLGLDMLKRHQCSIDLKKNVVVIGTTGTETRFLPEAELPECARLAYGAEGHEDARPEEIADRELAEALQRSIQESDTADGQTTSPKPPPFTLPRTLHQTSSPDSPSQSPSCGQPENPIPDRSQCAPATLEQATTTWQCKGQPGLPELPRPSSPAEDASPPQGVHTRPLPLHSNKPDVLPVPSPSTDVLRTCSPHPDMSTASQDPGGEVQPDATEGDSGSEKVEKSSICTTLEELSPVQPMEQEATESKTVDTREACPMSPGQLNSVDMESPSASCSVVSSEKDQPDGDRRSSSDNIPSLAAALMELHELLLSNNCAQSQNRSTSCSPSYPLQHDSDKESPKSHTPTPETTHPSSITAGAETSDAKANYANDVSDEEPSQSLVPDLSGQDEHLGGGTADTTERQEPPQCPDVSDERRRDRTSNISISQPEPEVPPDPVGDLEFREPPEGQRGRGFSDGQASGSNTRDSLLSPLSAGSPEEVSSSSSSSAPPLTQAPQPSSPARLLPSPRPFVEQFPAEHIQRIQAAGFSAREAVEALERAQGVVELALLALLARSITVPT
- the LOC142377295 gene encoding rho guanine nucleotide exchange factor 19, with the translated sequence MFELIGSEASYLKSLGVAVKHFHASKALKKILSKREHHVLFSNICHVKTASERFLMDLETRLGESVVISQVGDIVLKHCRDFHCLYVPYVTNMMYQESLINRLLQQNGDFLLTIKKLERDPVCQRQNLKSFLVLPFQRITRMKLLLQSILKLTDPDSDSALNLKKAMDAIHKIVTECDEGVRKMKQIEELVCLEMLLDFGNVKSVPLIVSRRFLVLQGPMKRLTLESTSSSKMSFISVYLHLFNDLLVISSKKDQRFIVSDHALFPAHVTVEHLKTEVLGLPPESFLLHLSQSQTGHPTAVILLALTRSDTEAWMKALRPEE
- the cplane2 gene encoding ciliogenesis and planar polarity effector 2 codes for the protein MAQVPPPGSLIVADWYQCKESKEYFNKILHKKRRKTFGLLASPMMPPQVAVDTVHYKIFISGKSGVGKTALAARLAGLNIPNMHHETTGIETTVVFWPVKLRESSRVLFFRLHLWDCGENALRRFDHLLPSCKEQVDAVLFLFSFTDRTSFDDLSNQMAKWTGPSVVKVVVGTKFDLYMHCDVAERDVREFQRKWRLPVLRAGGEVSDGLGDVAPILNCLAENLWHQDCVAAGAACQHSQQ